A genomic window from Vigna radiata var. radiata cultivar VC1973A chromosome 2, Vradiata_ver6, whole genome shotgun sequence includes:
- the LOC106778137 gene encoding uncharacterized protein LOC106778137 → MDTDGNTSGTGNNAPPKFFLPRQDLPVMHLPRFDMRNGSPESACRLVVRLPVAQGYHWVPVQDMPPEAAMSHIDAFIKSQHMQLTAHPPAGWTPDRIKKIAICLGISRAVATANHRIQLSDIMPEEMASPVFNYMPPAVGATKGTIGIVPVLSDEKRAFAAQPMEYTDEEKAAMAVLMRCSLATIPLQGYSLVECGEHYLSDKGTQSGKAFASVERQFWFEPAIKDWLGADIKQIQDAMWHKATHPVNLKVKYRACTSQEVKEQLVTDGVGSAAVRLPAIEPEVRVGMSYIALSNVVRPCFEMFGGSMNCDLLELAVATAQAYPLGTENPGELQNRDKRIPLNVVNRRTAVHWVNSVVKRNAKTVAFCYGFYIAMSDRTQMSAAGGAEYTLRNKYALKRLARDHFLTRTMADYAAAVAVANAKARSKATLQ, encoded by the coding sequence ATGGATACAGATGGAAACACAAGCGGGACGGGGAACAACGCGCCACCGAAATTCTTCCTCCCACGGCAAGACCTCCCAGTTATGCATCTCCCTAGGTTTGACATGAGAAACGGGTCACCCGAATCCGCATGCAGGCTTGTGGTGAGGCTTCCAGTGGCACAGGGGTATCACTGGGTGCCTGTGCAGGACATGCCACCTGAGGCAGCCATGTCGCACATTGACGCATTCATCAAGAGCCAGCACATGCAGCTGACAGCACACCCCCCCGCCGGCTGGACCCCAGATAGGATCAAGAAGATTGCCATCTGCCTGGGGATCTCTCGTGCGGTCGCCACCGCCAACCACAGGATCCAGCTGTCTGATATCATGCCAGAAGAAATGGCCAGCCCAGTGTTCAACTACATGCCGCCCGCGGTCGGGGCAACAAAAGGGACAATCGGAATAGTCCCGGTGCTGAGCGATGAGAAGAGGGCGTTCGCTGCCCAGCCCATGGAGTACACTGACGAGGAGAAGGCCGCCATGGCTGTGCTTATGAGATGCTCTCTGGCGACGATCCCCCTGCAGGGATACTCTTTGGTTGAATGCGGGGAACACTACCTAAGCGACAAGGGGACGCAGTCGGGCAAGGCTTTCGCTTCGGTGGAGAGGCAATTCTGGTTCGAACCTGCTATCAAGGACTGGCTAGGCGCTGACATCAAGCAGATACAGGATGCCATGTGGCACAAGGCTACCCACCCGGTGAACTTGAAAGTTAAGTACCGAGCGTGCACAAGCCAGGAGGTCAAGGAGCAGCTAGTGACTGACGGAGTGGGCTCAGCAGCGGTTAGGCTGCCTGCAATAGAACCAGAGGTCAGAGTAGGGATGTCTTACATCGCGCTCTCCAACGTTGTGAGACCCTGTTTCGAGATGTTCGGAGGGAGTATGAATTGCGACCTACTCGAGCTGGCGGTGGCCACCGCGCAGGCATACCCCCTCGGAACGGAGAACCCCGGAGAGCTACAAAACAGGGACAAGAGGATCCCACTGAACGTGGTGAACAGGAGGACTGCTGTACACTGGGTCAACTCCGTGGTCAAGCGAAACGCGAAAACCGTTGCGTTTTGCTATGGCTTCTACATTGCCATGTCCGACAGGACCCAGATGTCTGCAGCTGGCGGAGCGGAGTACACCCTGAGGAACAAGTATGCGCTCAAAAGGCTGGCCAGAGACCACTTCCTTACGAGAACTATGGCTGACTATGCTGCTGCTGTTGCTGTTGCCAACGCCAAGGCAAGAAGCAAGGCTACTTTACAGTGA
- the LOC106779619 gene encoding protein CDI translates to MANFKVFVGYDPREDIAYEVCRHSILKKASIPVEIIPIKQSELRKNGLYWREKDQYESTEFSFSRFLTPKLANYEGWAMFVDCDFLYLADIKELRDLIDEKYAVMCVQHEYVPKEATKMDGAVQTVYPRKNWSSMVLYNCGHPKNSVLTPEVVNTETGAFLHRFQWLQDDEIGSIPFVWNFLEGHNKVVENDPSTFPKAIHYTRGGPWFEAWKNCAFADLWLKERDEYQNEAKKAITN, encoded by the coding sequence ATGGCGAATTTCAAGGTTTTCGTTGGGTATGATCCACGCGAAGACATCGCTTATGAGGTTTGTCGCCACTCCATCTTGAAGAAAGCTTCGATCCCAGTTGAAATCATACCCATCAAGCAATCAGAATTGAGAAAAAATGGGTTGTATTGGCGTGAAAAGGACCAGTACGAGAGCACGGAATTCTCGTTTTCGAGGTTCTTGACTCCAAAATTGGCCAACTACGAAGGCTGGGCAATGTTTGTGGACTGTGATTTCCTCTACCTTGCAGATATCAAAGAGCTGAGAGATTTGATCGATGAGAAGTATGCTGTGATGTGTGTGCAACATGAATATGTTCCAAAGGAGGCAACGAAAATGGATGGGGCGGTGCAAACAGTGTACCCCAGAAAGAATTGGTCTTCGATGGTGTTATACAATTGTGGGCATCCGAAGAACAGTGTTCTGACTCCTGAAGTTGTGAACACAGAAACAGGGGCTTTTCTGCACAGGTTTCAGTGGCTGCAAGATGATGAAATTGGGTCGATTCCTTTTGTTTGGAACTTCCTTGAGGGGCATAACAAGGTTGTCGAGAATGACCCTAGCACTTTTCCGAAGGCTATTCATTATACTCGTGGAGGACCATGGTTTGAAGCTTGGAAGAATTGTGCTTTCGCTGACCTCTGGCTGAAAGAAAGGGATGAGTACCAGAACGAGGCCAAAAAAGCTAtcacaaattaa